AACGACAAAGACTTCTGGCAGGAACGCAAATATTCTTTTGACCCGGTGGAGGCCCTAGCAGGGCAAGATGTGGATATCATTCTCAACCTTTCTGCTTCTCCTTTCACCTTGGGCAAACAAATCGTCCGTCAAAAAATATTAACGGCTCTAGCCAGAAAATATAAACTGCCGCTTCTTTATTGTAACCAGGTCGGCGGCAATGATGACCTCATTTTTGACGGCAGGAGTTGTGCGGTTGATCATGAGGGTCGGCTTCAGGCCAGGGCCAAAGCATTTGCCGAGGACATCCTTATTGTTAATATAAAAGATTGGACGCAAAACAGAATTGAAGTTCATGACTTTAGCCCCGAGGCAGAGGCCTGGCAGGCCCTGGTTCTGGGAACCAGAGACTATGTACGCAAATGCGGATTTAAAAAGGTTCTTCTCGGACTATCCGGAGGCATAGATTCATCCTTATGCGCGGCCATAGCTGCCCATGCCATAGGCCCGGAAAATGTCCTCGGAGTGCTTATGCCCTCACCACACACCAGCAAGCAAAGCATTCGTGATGCCTTGGACCTGGCCGATAATCTAAACATAAAGACCATAACCCTGCCCATAGAAAATTTAATGCGCTGCTTTGATCAAACGCTGCAACCTGTTTTTGCCGGCTTGTCTCCCGATGTGACTGAAGAAAATATCCAGTCGCGCATAAGAGGAAACTTGCTCATGGCCATATCCAATAAATATAACGCCATGCTCATTACCACCGGCAATAAATCAGAACTGGCAGTGGGCTATTGTACCATCTACGGGGACATGTCCGGCGGACTGGCCATTATTTCCGACGTACCCAAAACAATGGTTTATCGCCTCTGCCGCTGGCTAAACAAACAGGAGGGCAAAGACATTATCCCCTCCTCTGTACTCGAAAAACCACCTTCGGCCGAACTAAAACCAGACCAGAAAGACGAAGATAGTCTGCCTCCTTACAGTATCCTTGATAAAATCCTGCACCTTTATATTGAAAAAGGGCACTCTATAGACCAAATCATAGCCCAAGGATTTGACCCGTCACTTATAAACCGCGTCGCTGATATGGTTAAAAAGGCTGAATTCAAACGCTACCAGGCCCCGCCAGGACTAAAAATCACTGACCGCGCCTTTGGCACCGGATGGCGTATGCCCATTGCCAGAAAATAAACATTAAACTTTTTTACCAATAAAACCAATGAGTTACACCAAACCTAAAAATGTCAGAAAATCATGGTTGGCACTTTTGGTCGGCAATTTGTTTTAAAACGTCTTTATTCGTTAGAGGCTTTTTTTGTAAACGCCAAAACCTTACTATCCTTCTTCCAGCCAAAGACCTCATCAAGACAGATCTGCACGCCTGAGGATTAAAAACGGTTAACAACTTGTGAGGAAAAACAGAGCATCGGGATGAATGGGCTTGTATTTTGCTATGTTGCCCATAACTACCGGTAATAAAAGAATATTTGTTTACCCAAAATGTCTCATT
This sequence is a window from Desulfovulcanus ferrireducens. Protein-coding genes within it:
- a CDS encoding NAD+ synthase; protein product: MKIALLQLNPTVNHLELNSQKIISSVEKAYKNGADLCITGEMSLLGYPPRDLLFNTSIIENCWEKAIEIARKTEKFCPLILGLPIKSKQRDKLYNGAVFISQGEPRQNFGKSLLPNYDVFDEQRYFLPYPQPGFLNFKGVKLGITICEDIWNDKDFWQERKYSFDPVEALAGQDVDIILNLSASPFTLGKQIVRQKILTALARKYKLPLLYCNQVGGNDDLIFDGRSCAVDHEGRLQARAKAFAEDILIVNIKDWTQNRIEVHDFSPEAEAWQALVLGTRDYVRKCGFKKVLLGLSGGIDSSLCAAIAAHAIGPENVLGVLMPSPHTSKQSIRDALDLADNLNIKTITLPIENLMRCFDQTLQPVFAGLSPDVTEENIQSRIRGNLLMAISNKYNAMLITTGNKSELAVGYCTIYGDMSGGLAIISDVPKTMVYRLCRWLNKQEGKDIIPSSVLEKPPSAELKPDQKDEDSLPPYSILDKILHLYIEKGHSIDQIIAQGFDPSLINRVADMVKKAEFKRYQAPPGLKITDRAFGTGWRMPIARK